A window from Vulcanimicrobium alpinum encodes these proteins:
- a CDS encoding alpha/beta fold hydrolase codes for MNVTIEGRRLGYDDFGGRGVPVVLVHGFPLDRSVWAAQSAALSAAGVRVVAVDLRGCGESEPSDGPALMEALAGDLAGVLDALAIDRAAVAGHSIGGYVALAFFRMYAERVAGLALVASHTAADAARNPNADPAQRELGAGRDAVAARLAVEGTMAAAVESYLPRYLAPHCYAHHPALVERLRALMERQNPRGCAQLVRGMKERVASDDLLEDVHVPALIVAGAEDTYLSVASQQAISRGIAGSELVVLDGVGHLPMWEAPGATSAALTRWCAQLT; via the coding sequence ATGAACGTCACGATCGAGGGCCGCCGGCTCGGTTACGACGATTTCGGCGGCCGCGGTGTCCCCGTCGTCCTCGTGCACGGGTTTCCGCTCGACCGCAGCGTGTGGGCGGCGCAGTCGGCGGCGCTTTCCGCCGCCGGCGTGCGCGTCGTCGCCGTCGATCTGCGCGGTTGCGGCGAATCGGAGCCGAGCGACGGTCCTGCGCTGATGGAGGCGCTCGCCGGCGACCTCGCCGGCGTGCTCGACGCGCTCGCGATCGACCGCGCTGCCGTCGCCGGGCACTCCATCGGCGGCTACGTCGCGCTCGCGTTCTTCCGCATGTACGCCGAACGCGTCGCCGGGCTCGCGCTGGTCGCAAGCCATACCGCCGCGGACGCGGCGCGGAATCCGAACGCCGATCCCGCTCAGCGCGAACTCGGCGCGGGCCGCGATGCCGTGGCCGCGCGCTTGGCGGTGGAGGGGACGATGGCGGCGGCGGTCGAGAGCTATCTGCCGCGGTATCTCGCGCCGCATTGCTACGCGCACCATCCCGCGCTGGTGGAGCGGCTGCGCGCGCTCATGGAGCGGCAGAACCCGCGCGGCTGCGCGCAATTGGTGCGCGGGATGAAGGAGCGCGTCGCGAGCGACGATCTGCTCGAGGACGTGCACGTCCCCGCGCTGATCGTCGCGGGCGCGGAAGACACGTACCTCTCCGTCGCGTCGCAGCAGGCGATCTCGCGCGGGATCGCCGGCAGCGAACTGGTCGTGCTCGACGGCGTCGGGCACCTCCCGATGTGGGAAGCGCCCGGCGCGACGAGCGCGGCGCTCACCCGCTGGTGCGCGCAGCTGACCTGA
- a CDS encoding SGNH/GDSL hydrolase family protein, which produces MIARVRSAAAIATAAFLLSACSGGTNTTNVVPPNATLLGGPTLPASGNTFAGIGDSLTAGVQSGGLLGVNLPGPLGVNAQVGTIAPAGVQATQEHGFFALLWSQANGTSLASLSNPATSPLPLIGPSGLGGLLAPTTSGFPAQIGTPCAGTQAAANQFGTALQLRLSPGTVPYDVAIPGQTAHEALFMTGAIGDCTIAPGNTPAAIVGLNALVNGESQNFWPILAGFGSGVTQVNAAASLHARYATVWLGSNDLLKIAFSGGAAPVTSPQSMHDDIKAIVQKMQASGSKVAVANLVEVMGAAVFIPQPAYQPTLQAYITAVLVQKGVPAATAAAIATQYSTAYATQETTQTGLGSNGYFTINALFATLAAASAQLGTTPPSAPVAPTLGAGTFVSDAVATEVKQLNTAYNAAIATAASETGAALVDEHAVFVAIQTAGGVPVNPPKCCSLVYRGGFFSLDGVHPSNTGYALIANTFIDAINAAYGAGIPDVNVASVYATDPYAPGNGVSGFDVLRSTR; this is translated from the coding sequence GTGATCGCGCGCGTGCGCAGCGCCGCGGCGATCGCGACGGCGGCCTTCCTTTTGAGTGCCTGTTCGGGCGGCACCAACACCACCAACGTCGTCCCGCCGAATGCGACGCTCCTCGGCGGCCCGACGCTCCCGGCGAGCGGCAACACCTTCGCCGGGATCGGAGACAGCCTCACCGCCGGCGTGCAGTCGGGCGGCCTGCTCGGCGTCAACTTGCCGGGACCGCTCGGCGTGAACGCGCAGGTCGGCACGATCGCTCCCGCCGGCGTGCAGGCGACGCAGGAACACGGGTTCTTCGCGCTGCTCTGGTCGCAGGCAAACGGCACCAGCCTCGCGTCGCTCTCGAACCCGGCGACCTCACCGCTCCCGCTCATCGGGCCATCGGGGCTGGGAGGGCTCCTCGCGCCGACGACGTCGGGGTTCCCGGCGCAGATCGGCACACCGTGCGCCGGCACGCAGGCGGCGGCGAACCAATTCGGTACAGCGCTGCAACTGCGGCTGAGCCCGGGAACGGTACCGTACGACGTCGCGATCCCCGGTCAGACCGCGCACGAGGCGCTGTTCATGACGGGCGCGATCGGGGACTGCACGATCGCACCGGGGAACACGCCCGCCGCGATCGTCGGGCTCAACGCGCTGGTGAACGGCGAGAGCCAGAACTTTTGGCCGATCCTCGCCGGCTTCGGCAGCGGCGTCACCCAGGTGAACGCCGCCGCGTCGCTCCACGCGCGCTACGCAACGGTGTGGCTCGGTTCGAACGACCTGCTCAAGATCGCGTTCTCGGGCGGTGCGGCGCCGGTGACGTCTCCGCAGTCGATGCACGACGACATCAAGGCGATCGTTCAGAAGATGCAGGCGTCGGGCTCGAAGGTCGCCGTCGCCAACTTGGTCGAGGTGATGGGTGCGGCGGTCTTTATCCCGCAACCTGCGTACCAGCCGACGCTCCAGGCGTACATCACCGCAGTGCTCGTGCAGAAGGGCGTACCGGCCGCGACGGCCGCCGCGATCGCGACGCAGTATTCCACCGCCTACGCGACGCAGGAGACCACGCAAACCGGGCTCGGATCGAACGGCTACTTCACCATCAACGCGCTGTTCGCGACGCTCGCCGCCGCGTCGGCGCAGTTAGGGACGACGCCGCCGTCGGCGCCCGTCGCGCCCACGCTCGGCGCGGGGACGTTCGTCAGTGACGCCGTCGCCACGGAAGTCAAGCAGCTCAACACGGCCTACAACGCGGCGATCGCCACGGCGGCATCGGAGACGGGGGCGGCGCTGGTCGACGAGCACGCCGTGTTCGTCGCCATCCAGACCGCCGGCGGCGTGCCGGTCAACCCGCCGAAGTGCTGCAGCCTCGTCTACCGCGGCGGGTTCTTCAGCCTCGACGGCGTGCATCCGTCGAACACCGGCTACGCGCTGATCGCGAACACGTTCATCGACGCGATCAACGCGGCGTACGGCGCGGGGATCCCCGACGTGAACGTCGCGTCGGTCTATGCGACCGATCCGTACGCACCGGGGAACGGCGTCTCCGGTTTCGACGTTCTTCGCAGCACACGATGA
- a CDS encoding ATP-binding protein translates to MSLRAAVAWFPFVALVGQDEAKLALTLAAIDPRIGGVLLSGPKGTGKTTLVRSAGELLPVLERATCAYGCDPRGSSLCAECAGREARGKAIPARKSRGTIVELPSNAQLDDVVGAIDLRSALERGAVTFRPGLLAAANRNVLYVDEINLLSDVVVDALLDAAAQGVVHVKRGQHAIDYPSRFALVGTMNPEEGELRPQITDRIGLRVFVAAASDPAERREIYRRNAAFTRDPHAFVTAHKKATDTYRRRLAKAIALLPGVVVSDDAERVAIEAVTRLGIDSHRTEIVALTAAAAHAAWHGRTTATADDVAVVFPLAARLRRSRLRVEALSEHLAEDAAIAQALEATAGENDASAAQNDALSGGTTTMVSPALTAREPAKARPQREREGDSVATAPLASGGRIDVPATLLDRGVAARAGIAPEPKERVDVTTPARLTVLVVDASLSTRESAAAVKAAGRELLRPVYTERERAALVSCWGPFAEIVVDENTGRNVDLVAARLEELEPGDVRALTPLPGALEHVRRIADRFRRANPGGTVDVAVFSDGRANVPLGDPADVANALAAGDARALGETAAEQCRALAGVIGTRAHLTCVNLDAYEAHPLMREIAEIGRGRYFALADVVARISS, encoded by the coding sequence ATGTCGTTGCGTGCCGCCGTCGCATGGTTTCCATTCGTCGCCCTCGTCGGACAAGACGAAGCGAAGCTCGCACTGACGCTCGCCGCGATCGATCCGCGGATCGGCGGCGTCCTGCTCTCGGGTCCGAAGGGAACCGGGAAGACGACGCTCGTGCGCAGCGCCGGCGAGCTGCTGCCGGTGCTCGAACGCGCGACCTGCGCGTACGGCTGCGATCCGCGCGGCTCGAGCCTGTGCGCGGAGTGCGCGGGGCGCGAAGCACGCGGCAAAGCGATCCCGGCCCGCAAGTCGCGCGGCACGATCGTCGAGCTCCCGTCGAACGCCCAACTCGACGACGTCGTCGGCGCGATCGACCTGCGCTCTGCGCTCGAACGCGGCGCGGTCACGTTCCGGCCCGGCCTGCTCGCTGCCGCCAACCGCAACGTCCTCTACGTCGACGAGATCAATCTGCTCTCGGACGTCGTCGTCGACGCGCTGCTCGACGCGGCCGCGCAGGGCGTCGTGCACGTCAAGCGCGGACAGCACGCGATCGACTATCCGTCGCGGTTCGCCTTGGTCGGAACGATGAATCCCGAAGAGGGCGAACTCCGCCCGCAGATCACCGATCGCATCGGCCTGCGCGTCTTCGTCGCCGCCGCGTCCGATCCGGCGGAGCGCCGCGAGATCTACCGCCGCAACGCGGCGTTCACGCGCGATCCGCACGCCTTCGTCACGGCGCACAAGAAAGCGACCGACACCTACCGGCGGCGTCTTGCGAAGGCGATCGCGCTGCTCCCCGGCGTCGTCGTCTCCGACGACGCGGAGCGCGTCGCGATCGAAGCGGTAACGCGGTTGGGAATCGACAGCCATCGCACGGAGATCGTCGCGCTCACCGCCGCCGCCGCGCATGCGGCGTGGCACGGACGCACGACGGCGACGGCCGACGACGTCGCGGTGGTGTTTCCGCTCGCGGCGCGTCTGCGGCGCAGCCGTCTGCGCGTCGAGGCGCTCTCCGAACATCTCGCGGAAGACGCCGCGATCGCGCAGGCGCTGGAGGCGACGGCCGGCGAGAACGATGCGAGCGCGGCGCAGAACGACGCGCTCTCGGGCGGGACGACGACGATGGTCTCGCCGGCGCTGACCGCGCGCGAACCGGCGAAAGCCCGCCCGCAGCGCGAACGCGAAGGCGACAGCGTCGCAACCGCACCGCTCGCCTCCGGCGGACGCATCGACGTCCCGGCGACGCTGCTCGACCGCGGCGTCGCGGCGCGCGCAGGGATCGCTCCCGAACCGAAGGAGCGCGTCGACGTGACGACGCCGGCGCGGCTGACCGTGCTCGTCGTCGACGCCTCGCTCTCGACGCGCGAGTCGGCCGCGGCGGTGAAAGCGGCCGGCCGCGAACTGCTGCGCCCGGTCTATACGGAACGCGAACGCGCGGCGCTGGTCTCGTGCTGGGGCCCGTTCGCCGAGATCGTCGTCGACGAGAACACCGGGCGCAACGTCGACCTCGTCGCCGCGCGGCTGGAAGAACTCGAGCCCGGCGACGTGCGCGCGCTCACTCCGCTCCCGGGCGCGCTCGAACACGTGCGCCGCATCGCGGACCGTTTCCGCCGCGCGAATCCTGGCGGCACCGTCGACGTCGCCGTCTTCAGCGACGGCCGCGCCAACGTGCCGCTCGGCGATCCCGCGGACGTCGCGAACGCGCTGGCGGCGGGCGATGCGCGCGCGCTGGGCGAGACGGCGGCTGAACAATGCCGCGCGCTCGCCGGCGTGATCGGTACGCGCGCGCACCTCACATGCGTCAACCTCGACGCCTACGAAGCGCACCCGCTGATGCGCGAGATCGCCGAGATCGGACGCGGCCGATACTTCGCTCTCGCCGACGTCGTCGCGCGCATCTCCTCTTAA
- a CDS encoding DNA-methyltransferase, translated as MRVSSLLDSFSGSTSDTVLTGDALTLLRGVPDASVDLVIADPPYNLGPKFAGAPQWSRDPNWNGWCRAWLAECERALRPGGAIFVFGIHHYACYLQVALYDLGLAYRRQFIWYYENGFSRSTTMPSTQYEPLLWFTKGDGFTYHVLREPYKSSERLRHAIVKNGKVWTPNPAGRIAGDVWRFPVLAGRRFAHERVAHPTQKPLALADRIVRHFSNPGEFVLVPFAGSGTECVSAQRLGRRFLGFEISPEYATLANTRLRRPR; from the coding sequence GTGCGGGTCTCGTCGTTGCTCGATTCGTTCTCCGGCAGCACCTCCGATACGGTCCTCACCGGCGACGCGCTCACGCTGCTGCGGGGCGTTCCCGACGCATCGGTCGATCTGGTGATCGCCGACCCGCCGTACAATCTGGGACCGAAGTTCGCGGGCGCACCGCAATGGTCGCGCGATCCGAATTGGAACGGCTGGTGCCGCGCCTGGCTCGCCGAGTGCGAGCGAGCGCTGCGGCCCGGCGGCGCGATCTTCGTCTTCGGCATCCACCACTACGCGTGCTATCTCCAAGTCGCGCTGTACGACCTCGGCCTCGCGTACCGCCGCCAGTTCATCTGGTATTACGAGAACGGCTTCTCGCGCTCGACGACGATGCCGAGCACGCAGTACGAGCCGCTGCTGTGGTTCACGAAGGGCGACGGTTTCACGTATCACGTGCTGCGCGAACCGTACAAGAGCAGCGAGCGGCTGCGGCATGCGATCGTGAAGAACGGCAAGGTGTGGACGCCGAACCCCGCCGGGCGCATCGCCGGCGACGTGTGGCGTTTCCCGGTCCTCGCCGGGCGCCGCTTCGCGCACGAACGGGTCGCGCACCCGACGCAGAAGCCGCTCGCCCTCGCCGACCGCATCGTGCGCCACTTCTCGAACCCGGGCGAATTCGTGCTCGTCCCGTTCGCCGGCTCCGGCACCGAGTGCGTCAGCGCGCAGCGGCTCGGCCGCCGTTTCCTCGGCTTCGAGATCTCCCCCGAGTACGCCACCCTGGCGAACACCCGCCTCCGACGGCCACGGTGA
- a CDS encoding cobaltochelatase subunit CobN — translation MKVVGYSSWAPDERANAMRLAFKTLRERTGEDWTLEHFGASDFNDPAALGRLREAIRGCDILVGWQSMTIDTVERLALLLTEMERAGELPRQKILWYDIPDARLQRLMFSSLGFTFDMNKSNPMREMSMAIKRFQAKAKGETIDVMWEARQGFLGMQKMVGAAPLMAKLLKKPVFKSLVLVGYWNNRSVKNVGNMFLYLMQHFMGRNVGEVELPEKVENEGIYHPAHAGLFQKPEEYLAWYEPWFAQTYGKKPWDRVGFVTHDLFLPDWNHPTLDAAIGAWEQRGVGVICSMTAVFNAHVVSRGHLIDKAGKPLVNALYHNVPLYLAGSMFAGNPDASIAFIHDLGDPRVYTSPVNAAMSRADLAASKFGVASLEYIGNVVTPETEGIQPLPPVCSREHTSEDVSALEPIPDRIDLVADTTTRWLRLASTPNAEKKLSFFVYNFPPGPGNVGVAYFLDVAGSLREALLALKADGYAVGDTLPESDASMSHELQEMYAGRRTIGAVSSAEIRDWVHDLPRQYEVLFYDVWGQPAPTIPIKGLRFGNILVLLQDMRGMEDLSVIHDKQAPPSPWLIASYRYATRRFQADAMVHVGTHGLVEWAKGKEWCPVAGDYPEYLIDGTPHVYLFNVLDPVEASIARRRSYATIVSHLCPPLRATEGSEDLRALHRLVHDYYNTLAEDAEKKADLAEEIAHLVERSGLRIETAGDTRLAVGDDQRAYVARVHDELVSLEGEFSPAGQHVFGRNLSDEDRETTFNACLEAGDVDLFRLIASCYGVDYDRLARDPEGRDADGAYHHDLLDEIRDVGRDLIAAEVMRPSGAAGRGAMTGLLQARTVGSRRLQKSPYDVEQLEAFVERARVLWHELGRVGEAEKRGLLQALAGRYLEPSPGGEIVGDWSVLPTGRNMASTDVRMLPREAAQRKAKRTVEQVLEAALAERGHYPEAVGVVLWGSEILESEGVGIAQALDLLGARVAKDKFGRAERAELISLDELGRPRIDIVASASTVFKNTFPGAVRIIHEAAQLAADANEPPEWNYVRKHNAEMAAHGLDQVLLRARVFGMAEDAFMGQVGAMLDQGTYDDYKDIGNAWLSDNGNAFIPTFAAIQVTPAHEIQKYLVAKVEVIQQPLVAMGAGGPVKEDMFASFTSAFGAAKRTMGQDDTMIVVSDLTRREPVVRNFRNVVVNGVLNRYHSKDWRDRMLAHGYSGVLEFGDVMKAMRSTEAALGNTISPELWKRTVEVTLGEWERIADANPHKTREIGEVLLDTRKRGMWEDAELEQALKNKLNELDADVELATYRKQIAGAAGD, via the coding sequence ATGAAGGTCGTCGGCTATTCGTCGTGGGCTCCCGATGAGCGCGCCAATGCGATGCGGCTCGCGTTCAAGACGCTCCGCGAGCGGACCGGCGAGGACTGGACGCTCGAGCACTTCGGCGCTTCCGACTTCAACGATCCAGCGGCGCTGGGCCGGTTGCGCGAGGCGATTCGCGGCTGCGACATCCTGGTCGGCTGGCAGTCGATGACGATCGACACGGTCGAACGCCTCGCCCTGCTGCTCACCGAGATGGAACGCGCGGGCGAGCTCCCCCGCCAGAAGATCCTCTGGTACGACATCCCCGACGCCCGCTTGCAGCGGCTCATGTTCTCGTCGCTCGGCTTCACGTTCGACATGAACAAGTCGAACCCGATGCGCGAGATGTCGATGGCGATCAAGCGCTTTCAGGCGAAGGCGAAGGGCGAGACGATCGACGTCATGTGGGAGGCGCGCCAGGGCTTCCTCGGCATGCAGAAGATGGTCGGCGCCGCGCCGCTGATGGCGAAGCTGCTCAAGAAACCGGTCTTCAAGTCGCTGGTGCTCGTCGGCTACTGGAACAACCGTTCCGTCAAGAACGTCGGCAACATGTTCCTCTATCTCATGCAGCACTTCATGGGCCGCAACGTCGGCGAGGTCGAACTGCCGGAGAAGGTCGAGAACGAAGGGATCTATCATCCGGCGCACGCCGGACTGTTCCAGAAGCCCGAAGAGTATCTCGCCTGGTACGAGCCGTGGTTCGCGCAGACGTACGGCAAGAAACCGTGGGACCGCGTCGGCTTCGTGACCCACGACCTCTTCCTCCCCGACTGGAACCACCCGACGCTCGACGCCGCGATCGGCGCCTGGGAGCAGCGCGGCGTCGGGGTGATCTGCTCGATGACCGCGGTCTTCAACGCGCACGTGGTCTCGCGCGGACACCTCATCGACAAGGCCGGGAAGCCGCTCGTCAACGCCCTCTACCACAACGTGCCGCTGTATCTGGCCGGCTCGATGTTCGCCGGCAACCCCGACGCGTCGATCGCATTCATCCACGACCTGGGCGACCCGCGCGTCTACACCTCGCCGGTGAACGCCGCGATGTCGCGCGCCGATCTCGCCGCGTCGAAGTTCGGCGTCGCGTCGCTGGAGTACATCGGCAACGTCGTCACGCCGGAGACCGAAGGGATCCAGCCGTTACCGCCGGTCTGCTCGCGCGAGCATACCAGCGAGGACGTGAGCGCGCTCGAACCGATCCCCGACCGCATCGATCTGGTCGCCGACACGACGACCCGCTGGCTGCGGCTCGCGTCGACGCCGAACGCCGAGAAGAAGCTCTCCTTCTTCGTCTACAACTTTCCGCCGGGCCCGGGCAACGTCGGCGTCGCGTACTTTCTCGACGTCGCCGGCTCGCTGCGCGAAGCGCTCCTCGCGCTCAAAGCCGACGGGTACGCCGTCGGGGACACGCTCCCCGAGTCGGACGCCTCGATGTCGCACGAACTGCAAGAGATGTACGCCGGGCGGCGGACGATCGGTGCCGTCTCGTCGGCGGAGATCCGCGACTGGGTCCACGATCTGCCGCGCCAGTACGAAGTGCTCTTCTACGATGTGTGGGGGCAGCCGGCACCGACGATCCCGATCAAAGGCCTGCGCTTCGGCAACATCCTCGTGCTGCTGCAGGACATGCGCGGAATGGAAGACCTCTCGGTGATCCACGACAAGCAGGCGCCGCCGTCTCCGTGGCTCATCGCATCGTATCGTTACGCGACGCGGCGTTTCCAGGCCGACGCGATGGTGCACGTCGGAACGCACGGGCTGGTCGAGTGGGCGAAGGGCAAGGAGTGGTGCCCGGTCGCCGGCGATTACCCGGAATACCTCATCGACGGCACGCCCCACGTCTACCTGTTCAACGTTCTCGATCCGGTCGAAGCATCGATCGCGCGGCGCCGCTCGTACGCGACGATCGTCTCGCACCTGTGCCCGCCCTTGCGCGCGACCGAGGGCAGCGAGGATCTGCGCGCGCTGCACCGCCTCGTGCACGACTACTACAACACTCTCGCCGAGGACGCCGAGAAGAAAGCCGACCTCGCGGAGGAGATCGCGCATCTCGTCGAACGCAGCGGGTTGCGCATCGAAACGGCGGGCGATACGCGCCTGGCCGTCGGTGACGACCAGCGCGCCTACGTCGCGCGCGTCCACGACGAGCTCGTCTCGCTCGAAGGCGAGTTCTCGCCGGCCGGCCAGCACGTCTTCGGCCGCAACCTCTCCGACGAAGACCGCGAGACGACGTTCAACGCCTGCCTCGAAGCCGGCGACGTCGACCTGTTCCGGCTGATCGCATCGTGCTACGGTGTCGACTACGACCGGCTGGCCCGCGACCCCGAAGGCCGCGATGCCGACGGCGCGTACCACCACGATCTGCTCGACGAGATCCGCGACGTCGGCCGCGATCTGATCGCCGCCGAGGTGATGCGCCCGAGCGGCGCGGCCGGCCGCGGCGCGATGACGGGGCTGTTGCAGGCGCGCACGGTCGGTTCGCGCCGCCTGCAGAAATCGCCGTACGACGTCGAGCAGCTCGAAGCGTTCGTCGAACGCGCGCGCGTGCTGTGGCACGAGCTCGGGCGCGTCGGGGAGGCGGAGAAGCGCGGCTTGCTGCAGGCGCTCGCAGGACGGTACCTCGAGCCGTCGCCTGGCGGTGAGATCGTCGGCGACTGGAGCGTGCTCCCCACCGGGCGCAACATGGCGTCGACCGACGTACGGATGCTGCCGCGCGAAGCGGCGCAGCGCAAAGCGAAGCGCACCGTCGAACAGGTCCTTGAAGCGGCGCTCGCCGAGCGCGGGCACTATCCCGAAGCGGTCGGCGTCGTGCTGTGGGGCTCGGAGATCCTCGAGTCGGAAGGCGTCGGGATCGCGCAGGCGCTCGACCTGCTCGGCGCACGCGTCGCGAAGGACAAGTTCGGCCGCGCCGAACGCGCCGAGCTGATCTCGCTGGATGAACTCGGCCGGCCGCGCATCGACATCGTCGCGAGCGCCTCGACCGTCTTCAAGAACACCTTCCCCGGCGCGGTGCGCATCATCCACGAGGCCGCGCAGCTCGCCGCCGACGCGAACGAGCCGCCGGAGTGGAACTACGTGCGCAAGCACAACGCCGAAATGGCGGCGCACGGGCTCGATCAGGTGCTGCTGCGCGCGCGCGTCTTCGGGATGGCCGAGGACGCGTTCATGGGTCAGGTCGGCGCGATGCTCGATCAAGGCACCTACGACGACTACAAGGACATCGGCAACGCCTGGCTCAGCGACAACGGCAACGCGTTCATCCCGACCTTCGCCGCGATCCAAGTGACGCCGGCGCACGAGATTCAAAAATATCTGGTCGCCAAGGTCGAGGTGATCCAGCAGCCGCTGGTCGCGATGGGCGCCGGCGGTCCGGTGAAGGAAGACATGTTCGCGTCGTTCACCTCGGCGTTCGGCGCCGCGAAGCGGACGATGGGGCAGGACGACACGATGATCGTCGTCAGCGACCTCACGCGGCGCGAGCCGGTCGTGCGCAACTTCCGCAACGTGGTGGTGAACGGCGTCCTCAACCGCTACCACTCGAAGGACTGGCGCGACCGGATGCTCGCGCACGGCTACTCCGGGGTGCTCGAGTTCGGCGACGTGATGAAAGCGATGCGCTCCACCGAAGCGGCGCTCGGCAACACGATCTCGCCGGAACTCTGGAAGCGGACGGTCGAGGTGACGCTCGGCGAGTGGGAACGGATCGCCGATGCAAATCCGCACAAGACGCGCGAGATCGGCGAGGTGCTGCTCGACACCCGCAAGCGCGGAATGTGGGAAGACGCCGAACTCGAGCAGGCGCTCAAGAACAAACTCAACGAACTCGACGCGGACGTCGAACTCGCGACGTACCGCAAGCAGATCGCCGGCGCGGCCGGCGACTGA
- a CDS encoding DUF2721 domain-containing protein codes for MTPALAIISAMITPALLILASASLVASALVRLARAVDRVRALMAAIAEGSYARLGTDAAALDGWLVRFEMRALYAERAIALFFGAVAIFIAGCLAIAIDRAAGNTLTWLPVSLIIVGMLALLGGAFAMVAESRLGGDQIHDEVRIARARIRP; via the coding sequence ATGACGCCGGCCCTCGCGATCATCTCGGCGATGATCACGCCGGCGCTGCTGATCTTGGCGTCGGCGTCGCTGGTGGCGTCGGCGCTGGTCCGGCTCGCGCGCGCGGTCGATCGCGTTCGCGCGCTGATGGCCGCGATCGCCGAGGGAAGCTACGCGAGGCTCGGCACGGACGCCGCTGCGCTCGACGGCTGGCTCGTGCGCTTCGAGATGCGCGCGCTCTACGCCGAGCGCGCGATCGCGCTGTTCTTCGGCGCGGTCGCGATCTTCATCGCGGGCTGCCTGGCGATCGCGATCGACCGCGCCGCGGGCAACACACTGACGTGGCTGCCCGTCAGCCTCATCATCGTCGGGATGCTGGCCCTGCTCGGCGGCGCCTTCGCGATGGTCGCCGAATCACGTCTCGGCGGCGACCAGATTCACGACGAGGTACGGATCGCGCGCGCTAGAATCCGTCCTTGA
- a CDS encoding CDGSH iron-sulfur domain-containing protein — protein sequence MSDQRTPRITITENGPYLVYGAVPLQVDTIAYDADGGSEEWQPGRAIDAGEKYALCRCGRSANKPFCDGTHACIGFDGTETASREPYAAQATTIEGPAMVLQDADALCAFARFCDPHGSIWKLIKRTDEAGARALVEHEATHCPSGRLVVRDKTTGAAIEPESAPSIELVEDPGKDCSGPLWVRGGIPITSSDGTTYEVRNRVTLCRCGASTNKPFCDGTHADIAFKDGF from the coding sequence ATGAGCGACCAGCGAACGCCCCGCATCACGATCACCGAAAACGGCCCGTACCTCGTCTACGGCGCGGTTCCGCTGCAGGTCGATACGATCGCGTACGACGCCGACGGCGGTTCCGAGGAGTGGCAGCCCGGCCGTGCGATCGACGCGGGTGAAAAGTACGCGCTGTGCCGTTGCGGCCGATCGGCGAACAAGCCGTTCTGCGACGGCACGCACGCGTGCATCGGCTTCGACGGCACGGAGACGGCTTCACGCGAACCGTACGCCGCGCAGGCGACCACGATCGAAGGGCCGGCGATGGTCCTGCAGGATGCGGACGCGCTCTGCGCGTTCGCGCGTTTCTGCGATCCGCACGGCTCGATCTGGAAACTGATCAAACGGACCGACGAGGCCGGGGCCCGCGCGCTGGTCGAGCACGAAGCGACGCACTGCCCGTCGGGCCGGCTCGTCGTGCGCGACAAAACCACCGGCGCGGCGATCGAGCCGGAGTCCGCGCCGTCGATCGAACTCGTCGAGGATCCCGGCAAAGACTGCAGCGGTCCGCTGTGGGTGCGCGGCGGCATCCCCATCACCTCGTCCGACGGGACCACCTACGAAGTGCGCAACCGCGTCACGCTGTGCCGCTGCGGCGCTTCGACCAACAAGCCGTTCTGCGACGGCACCCATGCCGACATCGCGTTCAAGGACGGATTCTAG